A window of Macaca mulatta isolate MMU2019108-1 chromosome 7, T2T-MMU8v2.0, whole genome shotgun sequence genomic DNA:
tcttgctctgtcacccaggctagagtgcagtggtaccatctcggctcactgcaacctccgcctcctgggttcaagccattctcctgcctcagcctcccgagtagctgggactataggcgcccaccaccatgcctggctaatttttttgtatttttagtagagagtgggtttcaccatgttacccaggatggtcttgatctcctgacctcatgatctgcctgcctcggccttccaaagtgcacgAATCTTACTCTTTAGGTCAAGGGTTACTACAGAGCAATGAATTAATGCATGAAGTTTTTTTTGATTGACTGGtacaaaaaaataccaataatTCAGTAGCAGAGAGAGAAGTTACTGAGCTAATCAGGAAAGACttcatggagacagaaaagaCCAAATAGATGCACTTCTAGTACACTTCCTATGTCATCTTAGGCTACTCACCTTTTGTCTAATCTTCATTGAAAGcttgtgttggccaggcatggtggctcaaatcctagcactttgggaggccgaggcaggcagatcacctgaggtcgggagttcgagaccagactagtcaacatggaaaaacccgatctctactaaaaatacaaaattagctgggtgtggtggcatatgcctgtaatcccagctactcgggaggttgaggcaggagaatcacttcaacctgggaggcagaggttgcagtaagcccagatcacgcaattgcacttgagcctgggtgacagagtgaaattccatctcaaaaaaaaaaagaaaaggctaagcgcggtggctcacacctgtaatcccagcactttggaaggccaatgcgggcggatcacaaggtcaggagatcaagaccagcctggctaacacggtgaaaacccatctccattaaaaatacaaaagttagccgggcgtggtggcgggcgcctgtagtcccagctacttgggaggctgaagcagaacaATGGTGTgaaactgggagacagaggttacagtaagccaagatcgtgccactgcactccagcctgggtgacagagtgagactctgtctcaaaaaaaaaaaaaagaaaaagaaaaaaaaaatctcgtgTTAACAAGAGACATTGCATAGAGATATTTCCATCTTCTTGAACACTGTACCTATTAAATCCAAACTGGCATGAATTTTGTTACCCAAGACGAAATACTTTAACAGAATTTCAAATGttgggcattttaaaaattatgcgtATTAAGTATTCGGACTTGCAACACAAATCAGCAGTAACTAAAGGGTATTGTTTCACTGTAATCTTACTCCTCCTAAATTCAATCCTAcctaaaacaaatttaataaaatgtggcTTCCAAGAAGAGGTAGTAGAActtggctatttattttatttatttatgacgggtctcactctattgcccacgctggagtgtagtggcgcaatcttggctcactgccaacctctgcctcccaggttcaagcaattctcctgcctcagcctcctaagtagctgggattacagggatgcaccacgatgcctaatttttgtatctttagtagagatggggtttcaccatattggcaaggttggtctcaaactcctgacctcaaataatccacccacctcggtctcccaaagtgctgggattacaggggagtcactgtgcccagccatgtttttaaaaattggtaactAATCTTGATGATATTGTGTCATAAAAAATGAATCAAGAGAGAATCCAATTTACTATTACAGATGTTGGCATTAGCAATTTATGTTTCATAAAAAATACTACACATATTTCCAGGAAAGGgaggtagaaaaaaatacatacaacagCATTGTGTTGAAACTCTCCATATATCCCTTAAGGACAAAAGACTTAGGTGTAATATTGCTCTCAATAAAGTATATATGCTTGAAacaaaccaaagaaaacaaaagaaatacaaccTAATGTTTCTGATTAGTGCTATTTTTGTCCTTTCTAAAAATATTCTGCTCCTCAAATTGATTACAGATTTTTCAAGTATTATTCATcaatctgctttttttcttttttgagacggagtctcgctctgttgcccaggctggagtgcagtggcgccatctcggctcactgcaagctctgcctcccgggttcacgccattctcctgcctcagccgcctgaatagctgggactacaggcactcgccaccacacctgactaatttttttgtatttttagtagagatggggtttcaccgtgttagccaggatggtcttgatctcctgacctcatgatctgcccacctcagcctcccaaagtgctgggattacaggcttgagccactgcgcctggcccatcaATCTGCTTTCATATATTGAAggcaaaggaatatttttaaaagatacagtttatttacttctctattgtttttattttatattttatcttattttttgacacaggggCTCCCTGTGtcttccagactggagtgcagtggcacgatcacagctcattgcagcctcatcCTCCACAGGCTCAGgtgacctcccacctcagcctcctgagtagctgggactacaggtgtacccCACCACaccccaggtaatttttgtatttttagtagagacggggtcttgccatgttttccaggctggtctcgaactcccgggctcaagccatctgcccaccttggcctcccaaagtgctaggattgcagacatgagccaccttgccggCCTGCTGGTGTTTTTTAGAATCGTCCCAGTAACTAGTACCTCAAGAGGttatactttttttgtgtgtggcttttTGTAACTCTTGTACTATATCTGTACAATTTAAAAGTATATGATTTGAACCACAATGAGCTGCCACTTCACATCTGTTatgatagttattatttttaaaaaaactaaaaaattaaaaagagactaccatatgattcagcaatccagtatctgggtatttatccaaaagaattgaaatcacaTAGAGATATGTGGACCCTCACATTCATTGTACCATTGTTAACAACAGCCATGATgaggaaataacctaaatgtccatcaatggatgaacagATACAGAAAATACATGCAATGAACcattattcagccttcaaaaagaaagaaatcctgcaatatgtaacaacatggatgaactctgaaaacattgtgctaagcaaaataagccaatcacaggacaaatactgcatgattccatgtAACATTCCATGAGTTATCTAaggtagtcaaactcatagagtagaatggtggttaccagggcctGGAGTGGGGAGGGCAGAAATGGGAAATGGCTAATTAATGGGCATGAAGTTTCAATTATGCAAGGTAAGTGCTAGACATTTGCTGTACAACACTGTGCTTATAGTtgacaatactgtattgtacatTTAAGATTTTGTTAAGAGGCatgaaaagaaagacatttcCGATTCTTCACGTTTTTATTTCTCTCAGAAGTTTAAAATGTGAGCATTCGATAGTTCAGCCAGACTCTTCACTTCCAGGTAACTTCTTCATTGGGTCGCAATTCCCTGTGtgaaaagcaaaaaaggaagaaatggaaaaactgtAAATAAAACTTTGATAAGACATAAAAGGGGAAGTCAGAAGAACATGatttcaatatttcattttctttttttttttgaaatggagtctggctctgtagcccaggctggagtgcagtggcacgatctcggctcactgcaaactccacctcctgggttcaagcaattatcctgcctcaccctcctgagtagcagggattacagctgtacaccaccacaccaagctaattttttatatttttggtagagacgcggttccaccatgttggccaggctggtctcgaactcctgacctcaagggatccgcctgcctcagcctcccaaagtgctaggattacaggtgtgagccaccgcacccagccaatattttattttctattacacTGATCCGTTTAAAAAACTTACATATTAAATTcatcatatttattctttttattcatgACTTTAACTTTTACCATATTGTCAGCTTCATTTTTCTGGGTTAAAGAATTGTGATTACTTAGTTTATATGAAAGCTATTATCTCTGCTCAGTGAGTtcattcaaaatgttttctaaaccCTTTCCagcttattttctctttcttgaaatCCCTGATTTGTGAATCACCTCTACCATCTCTCCATACCCACTGTGGATGCTGCTCACTTCTCTTGCCCCTCAAGCTTCCTCCTACCCAGCTGTATGCCCACTGGCAGGCATCCTGTCTTACTAACGGGAACTCTCTGCTGCCAGAGGAGCCATCTCTAAGGCATAATGGGACCAGGCAGCTGCCAGCTGCTATCACTCTACCACCAGGTCTAAAGCTGTCAGGTAGTGTTGCTAAGAACACAGCGCCTAGctgctattattactatttctCTCAGCTACAGCATGTCTTAAGACAATATATGACAATATATGTGGAAGCTGTAATATAAGCTAGGCTTTGGTCAGCTACTTTTAAACTGTGGCTGTATTAAAATGcactttgaattaaaaaaaaagatactttcaaAGACCTGAAACAGCCTATTCATTAAATGAACACTTTACATTCTAGAGGTAATCATATTGTTTTATCCAAGGATTCAATAACAAACAAGACTAAAAACAGCATCATTTGAATCTAAGTCCTCAAGGGGGAAAAATTAccccttctatttatttttggcacatataaaaaagaatattccCCAAATTTGGCCaattgctggtttttttttttttttttttttttgagacggagtctcgctctgccgcccaggctggagtgcagtggccggatctcagctcactgcaagctccgcctcccgggttcacgccattctcctgcctcagcctcccgagtagttgggactacaggcgcccgccaccgcgcccggctagttttttgtattttttagtagagacggggtttcaccgtgttagccaggatggtctcgatctcctgacctcgtgatctgcccgtctcggcctcccaaagtgctgggattacaggcttgagccaccacgcccggcccaattGCTGGTTTAAAAACATGCAGACTAACCTTTTAAATAACGCACTCTTGTTCCGGAAGGCAGTTAGCCGTTCATCATTCTTTCTGTCTAAATAACATCCAATGACAAATCCCATAGGGACAAGAACATGAACCCAGTGGTCCCGCACAATCTGAAGTAAGTTCACCATgatagctaaaagaaaaaaaaattatcagaaatacaactgctttttttgttttctttgaaatagcTTTTAAATTgcatctgggctgggcacggtggttcatgcctgtaatcctagcactttgggatgctgaagtgggcagatcacttgagatcagaagttcgagaccagcctggccaacatggcaaaaccccatctctactaaaagtacaaaaattagccgggtgtggtggtgcgcatctgtcatcccaactactggagaggctgagacaggagaattgcttgagcctaggaggcagaggttgcagtgagccaagatcatgccactgtacttcagcctgggcaacagagcaagactccgtctcaataaaataaataaactgcatCTGAAACAGGAAGATAATAGACATAGATGTAATAGATGTTAAAAGCCTAATAAGCCTCTTTGTTTGCCTGGCATCAGAATATTGTATAATACTTAAAAATCTAATTGATGAAGATTACACACGGGACAATGATTAATATAAAATTACACTGCACTGAGTCTACTTATTAAATTTTACTACTAGCTTCAATAGTGATGTGATACGATACAgagcagagaaacagagagggTATGTAAAACATTCTGCCTGCAATAGCTGATTGTTTGCATCCTCCTCATGTTGTTTTGGAACTTTTTCTTAtaaaagagatgaggtcttgctatgttgcccaggctggagggcagtggctattcacaggcactaTAGCTctcaactcccgggctcaagtattcctcctgccttagccttccaagtagctgggactataggcatgcaccactgcacctggctctcaTTTAGAACTTTTACATGTGTAAAACATATTTAGAACCTCTCGCaatgcaaaaacaaatttaatacaATTTTGCCAAAAGTGGAATTCTTTAGGTAAAGCTGTAATTACTGAAAactaaatttagaaagaaaaaagatatgagaggaaaaaaaaactatattcaaTAATGTCACTGTAGATATGAATATAGATTAATCTAAAAAAGGtaaaagggccaggtgtggtggttcatgcctgtaatcccagcactttgggaggctgaggcagaaggacaaggtcaggagttcgagaccagcctggccaacatggtgaaaccccatctctactaaaaatacaaaaatcagctgggcatagtggtgcatgcctgtaatcccagctactcgggaggctgaggcaggagaatcgcttgaactcgggaagcagaggttgcagtgagctgagatgatgccactacactcccgactgggggatagagcaagactgtctcagaaaaaaaaaacaaaaaacaaaaaaaaaccaaaaaaacaaggTAAAGGGAGAAGAAAACTTACTTTTATAGTGTGACTActaggtagctcatgcctgcaaccccagcactttgggaggctaaggcggatggatcacttgagcctaggagtttgagactagcctggttaacatggaagaccgtgtctctacaaaaaataaaaaaattggctgggtgtgctagtatatgcctgtagtcccagctacttgggaggctgaggtgggaagattgcttgagcccaagagacggaggttgcagtgagctgagatcacaccactgtactctagcctggacaacagagcaagatgctgtctcaaaacaaaaacaaacaaacaaaaaagactactAGGTTACTAGGTACCAGAGCCATATATTTCTATACGTAATGTGAATTaactattatttacattttacagataagaaaacagctTAATCCAAATACTATTAAGTATAGAGCTGCAGTTCAAATTCAGCTTCACTCTACAGCTCTGGCTCCTATTATATAGCTCATGCCTAAGAAACCCCTTCCTGAATTGATGTTTATGGTACTTAAAAGCTTTTAAATGCTGAGTGTCCAGAAGGTAGATGAGGAGGAATAGAACTACAGGTTTTTCCTTATCCGAAATGCTTGGAACccgaagtgttttggattttttcagattttgaaatatttgcatacacATAATGAGCTATCTTGGGGATAGGACCGAATTTAAACATAAACTCCATTTGGGCTTTACATATACCTTATACACACAGCCTGAAGGCAATCTTATatgaaacttgttttttttttagatagtcttgctctgtcacctaggatggagtgcagtggagttaTCATAGTCCACTgcagtcctgaactcctgagctcaagtgatcttcccacctcaacctcctgagaagctggagctacaggtgttaattttaaaaaatccttaaaaaaatttgtagacacaagatcttgctatgttgcccaggctggtctcaaacttgtggccCCAAGTTTCACATTTGGGGGCATTTTGGATTTCCAATATTCTGATCAGGGATGCTGAACCTGTAATGGTCATCAGGTGGAAAATAAATTGCACTAATTCAATAAAAACATAGTTGGATTGCCAATTTCCTATAAAAATTCGTGCATACAGATGAATTCAAAATACACCTGTGTGCATTTGGACCTAACCTAATAAATCATGTACAGTGACTGAGAAGACATATGACAACATCCTAGAAAGACAATACATTATTGCCAACAAAACTGCTTAGCACTAAGCTCTGCTAGGCCTATGTAGACTGAATTTCTGCCTCTCCTCTGACACTGATTGGCAGTTATACAATtcacacattttt
This region includes:
- the NDUFB1 gene encoding LOW QUALITY PROTEIN: NADH dehydrogenase [ubiquinone] 1 beta subcomplex subunit 1 (The sequence of the model RefSeq protein was modified relative to this genomic sequence to represent the inferred CDS: inserted 1 base in 1 codon) produces the protein MICWRHPSAPCRRGEWQVPRSQLPLARVAXVALGLGVPVGTEAAAIMVNLLQIVRDHWVHVLVPMGFVIGCYLDRKNDERLTAFRNKSALFKRELRPNEEVTWK